The following coding sequences are from one Syntrophorhabdaceae bacterium window:
- a CDS encoding metal-dependent transcriptional regulator produces MKLSERAQEILETLWINIVEEKKDGLPVGLTEREEALAELLKSGYVQISTGRVILKEKGKKEGARVLRRHRLAERLLTDVLDIRKALIHEIGCKFEHLLFEEVEENVCTLLGHPKVCPHGKAIPPGKCCDKSTKEAARVVCLLKDLEVKEHGVIAYLATNDPARLNKLMAMGALPGLPITMVQKFPSYVFQIGQSQFAVDKEMAEGLYVRPEKAQ; encoded by the coding sequence ATGAAACTATCCGAAAGAGCGCAAGAGATTTTGGAGACATTGTGGATCAATATCGTTGAAGAAAAGAAGGACGGCCTTCCTGTTGGGCTCACCGAAAGAGAGGAGGCCCTGGCAGAGCTGCTCAAGAGTGGATATGTCCAGATTTCCACAGGAAGGGTCATTCTCAAGGAAAAAGGCAAGAAGGAAGGTGCGAGGGTTCTTCGGCGCCATCGGCTTGCGGAAAGGCTCCTTACGGATGTGCTGGATATAAGGAAAGCTCTTATTCATGAGATAGGCTGCAAATTCGAGCATCTGCTTTTCGAGGAAGTGGAAGAGAATGTTTGTACCCTTCTTGGTCATCCGAAGGTTTGTCCTCACGGTAAAGCTATTCCGCCTGGAAAATGCTGTGATAAATCGACTAAAGAGGCAGCCCGGGTCGTGTGCCTGCTTAAAGATTTGGAAGTCAAGGAACACGGGGTGATCGCGTACCTGGCAACAAATGATCCGGCAAGGCTTAATAAACTAATGGCCATGGGTGCTCTACCTGGGCTTCCAATCACTATGGTGCAGAAATTTCCTTCTTATGTCTTTCAGATCGGTCAAAGTCAGTTCGCAGTGGACAAAGAGATGGCGGAAGGGCTTTATGTACGGCCGGAAAAAGCTCAATAG
- a CDS encoding nucleoside recognition domain-containing protein has protein sequence GEKPSFYMEIPPLRLPKISNIITKTYTRVHWYFKEIFPMFVLASVFIWVGQITGLFDLLVRGLEYPIRLLGLPEKSAVSFLFGFFRRDYGAAGFYDMKKAGLLTVNQLLVASVTLTLFLPCVAQFLINVKERGIKMGVGLSVFILGFSFGVGYILHIVLDTLGVQL, from the coding sequence CCGGGGAGAAGCCATCCTTCTATATGGAGATTCCACCCCTGCGGCTGCCTAAGATCTCCAACATCATCACAAAGACCTACACGAGGGTGCATTGGTACTTCAAAGAGATCTTTCCTATGTTTGTCCTTGCCAGCGTCTTTATCTGGGTCGGGCAGATCACCGGGCTCTTCGATTTGCTAGTGCGCGGCCTCGAGTATCCGATCCGCCTTCTGGGCCTTCCCGAGAAAAGTGCTGTCAGTTTCCTTTTCGGATTTTTCAGACGTGATTATGGGGCAGCGGGTTTCTATGATATGAAAAAAGCGGGGCTTCTTACGGTCAATCAACTTCTGGTCGCCTCCGTGACCCTCACGCTCTTTCTCCCGTGTGTCGCCCAGTTTCTTATAAATGTGAAGGAGCGAGGGATAAAGATGGGCGTTGGGCTTTCTGTCTTCATCCTTGGATTCTCTTTTGGGGTAGGCTATATCCTTCACATTGTCCTGGATACGCTGGGGGTACAGCTATGA